From the genome of Streptomyces sp. NBC_01317, one region includes:
- a CDS encoding GH92 family glycosyl hydrolase, with protein sequence MAALGTVLSLAVAVPASAAAPASVPGGVRGEVRDTVAYVDPLIGSANAGNTYPGAVQPFGMLAWSPQNSRGSQVSTPAPGGYEYGATKIRGFSLTHLNGVGCYGANGDIPVMPYVGEVDTSPTADTTDAKYASTFSHADETAEAGYYKVGLASGASAELTATPRTGSGRFGFPADKPASMLFRTSNSETGSGDATVRVDTAARTVTGSVSAGNFCGPQSANNRHDLYTLYFTAHFDRPFAKTGTWTDTTLNPGSTSASGGTGYGSNGIPAPGKGSGAYVTFAPGTAQVQAKVAISYVSAANAEANLRAENPPRTTFASVRSRAESAWRRELDKIKVSGGSDAQRTTFYTALYHSMLEPTLTSDVDGRYLGADREPHRLAKGQRAQYGTFSGWDQYRAQVQLMTLLNPGAGSDYAQSLFNYANQRDGEWDRWLLENGKTSVMSGDPSAAALAGIHAFGGRDFDVKGALRSLITAATVPTANDSDSAGCNVECVGQRPALDKYLELGYVPADGCHCWGGAAETLEDAAADHGLSELAGATGDRANQKAFLERSGAWRYVFDANATPRGGYMRDRKADGTWAGGSFSPSTESGFVEGTSARYTWMVYSDVAGLARAMGGNETAVKRLDAFFRTPEGAFDFSAQDPARYDPTNEPDINAPYLYNYLGAPWKTQETVRAELDQLWTDKPGGIPGNDDAGTMSSWYVFSALGMYPQVPSRADLVLSAPLFPRAVIRTGHGKKITVNAPGASAENLYVRGLRTDGRKSTRPWVPASFVTRGGTLDYTLGSEPDKAWGSGPADAPPSFREGGVPFFTGTAPGQVKVEPGGEGTGSEVRVRTIEDAATTVHWKATPPEGVAVTPSEGDFAVPGGGSGSEKFTVTATAGARPGFYTVPVTLTSASGTALPKTSLAVTVAARDSVLWNLNNAGISADDTDPQANFDGQGWSYSAKALAGAGAKPGGTVSAGGFDFTWPEVNPGDPDNIEVVGGGAPQVLDLSAGSPDATELSLLGSAINGATTGEVTLTYTDGSTQRAQIGFSDWTLGGGTQQPSFGNVVAVHTTYRDVSGGGVDPVGTDVFATAPIALEAGKRLASVTLPDTTDGGVIHVFAVATA encoded by the coding sequence GTGGCGGCGCTCGGTACGGTCCTCTCCCTGGCCGTCGCCGTCCCCGCGTCGGCCGCCGCCCCCGCCTCGGTTCCCGGTGGCGTCAGGGGCGAGGTGCGGGACACGGTGGCGTACGTCGACCCGCTCATCGGCTCGGCCAACGCGGGCAACACCTACCCCGGCGCCGTACAACCCTTCGGCATGCTCGCCTGGAGTCCGCAGAACTCCCGGGGCAGCCAGGTCTCGACCCCCGCGCCCGGCGGGTACGAGTACGGCGCGACCAAGATCCGCGGTTTCAGCCTCACCCACCTCAACGGCGTCGGCTGTTACGGAGCCAACGGCGACATCCCCGTGATGCCGTACGTCGGCGAGGTCGACACCTCCCCCACGGCCGACACCACCGACGCCAAGTACGCGAGTACGTTCTCCCACGCGGACGAGACCGCCGAGGCGGGCTACTACAAGGTCGGGCTGGCCAGTGGCGCCTCCGCGGAACTGACCGCGACCCCCCGCACCGGCTCGGGGCGCTTCGGTTTCCCGGCGGACAAGCCCGCCAGCATGCTGTTCCGTACGTCCAACTCCGAGACGGGCAGCGGCGACGCGACCGTCCGGGTGGACACGGCGGCGCGCACCGTGACCGGCTCGGTCAGCGCCGGCAACTTCTGCGGCCCGCAGAGCGCGAACAACCGCCACGACCTCTACACCCTTTATTTCACCGCCCACTTCGACCGGCCGTTCGCGAAGACAGGCACCTGGACCGACACCACCCTGAACCCCGGATCGACCTCGGCCTCCGGCGGCACCGGGTACGGCTCGAACGGCATCCCGGCACCGGGCAAGGGCTCGGGCGCGTACGTGACGTTCGCCCCGGGGACCGCCCAGGTCCAGGCGAAGGTGGCGATCTCCTACGTCAGCGCGGCCAACGCGGAGGCCAACCTCCGCGCCGAGAACCCGCCCCGCACGACCTTCGCCTCGGTACGCTCGCGGGCCGAGTCGGCGTGGCGGAGGGAACTCGACAAGATCAAGGTGAGCGGCGGCTCCGACGCCCAACGCACCACGTTCTACACCGCGTTGTACCACTCGATGCTGGAACCGACCCTGACCAGCGACGTCGACGGACGCTACCTGGGCGCCGACCGCGAGCCGCACCGCCTGGCGAAGGGCCAGAGGGCGCAGTACGGCACGTTCTCCGGCTGGGACCAGTACCGCGCGCAGGTGCAGTTGATGACCCTGCTCAACCCGGGGGCGGGCAGCGACTACGCCCAGTCCCTCTTCAACTACGCGAACCAGCGCGACGGCGAGTGGGACCGCTGGCTGCTGGAGAACGGCAAGACCAGTGTGATGTCCGGCGATCCGTCGGCCGCCGCCCTCGCCGGGATCCACGCCTTCGGGGGCCGTGACTTCGACGTCAAGGGCGCGCTGCGCTCCCTGATCACGGCGGCGACCGTGCCGACGGCCAACGACTCGGACAGCGCGGGCTGCAACGTGGAGTGTGTCGGGCAGCGCCCGGCGCTCGACAAGTACCTGGAGCTGGGGTACGTACCGGCGGACGGCTGCCACTGCTGGGGCGGCGCGGCCGAGACCCTGGAGGACGCGGCGGCCGACCACGGCCTGTCGGAACTGGCCGGCGCCACCGGCGACCGGGCCAATCAGAAGGCCTTCCTGGAGCGTTCGGGCGCGTGGCGGTACGTCTTCGACGCAAACGCGACCCCGCGGGGCGGTTACATGCGGGACAGGAAGGCGGACGGGACCTGGGCCGGCGGTTCGTTCTCCCCGAGCACCGAGAGCGGCTTCGTCGAGGGCACCAGCGCCCGGTACACCTGGATGGTCTACTCGGACGTGGCCGGTCTCGCCCGCGCGATGGGAGGCAACGAGACCGCCGTGAAGCGGCTGGACGCGTTCTTCCGTACGCCCGAAGGCGCCTTCGACTTCTCGGCGCAGGACCCGGCCCGCTACGACCCCACCAACGAACCGGACATCAACGCGCCCTATCTGTATAACTACTTGGGGGCGCCCTGGAAGACCCAGGAGACCGTACGCGCGGAGCTGGACCAGCTGTGGACCGACAAGCCGGGCGGCATTCCCGGTAACGACGACGCGGGCACGATGTCGTCCTGGTACGTCTTCTCCGCGCTCGGCATGTACCCGCAGGTGCCCAGCCGGGCCGATCTGGTGCTCTCCGCACCGCTGTTCCCGCGCGCGGTGATCCGTACCGGACACGGCAAGAAGATCACGGTCAACGCGCCGGGCGCCTCGGCGGAGAACCTGTACGTACGGGGTTTGCGGACCGACGGCAGGAAGTCGACCAGGCCGTGGGTGCCCGCCTCCTTCGTCACGCGCGGCGGCACCCTGGACTACACGCTGGGCAGTGAGCCGGACAAGGCGTGGGGCAGCGGCCCGGCCGACGCCCCGCCGTCCTTCCGCGAGGGCGGAGTGCCGTTCTTCACGGGTACGGCGCCGGGCCAGGTCAAGGTCGAGCCGGGCGGCGAAGGTACGGGCTCCGAGGTCAGGGTGCGGACGATCGAGGACGCGGCCACCACCGTGCACTGGAAGGCGACACCGCCCGAGGGAGTCGCCGTGACGCCGTCGGAGGGCGACTTCGCGGTACCCGGGGGCGGTTCGGGCAGCGAGAAGTTCACCGTCACGGCCACGGCCGGGGCGCGGCCCGGTTTCTACACGGTGCCGGTGACGCTGACCTCGGCGTCCGGTACGGCCCTGCCCAAGACGTCGCTCGCGGTGACGGTCGCCGCGCGGGACAGTGTGCTGTGGAACCTCAACAACGCCGGTATCTCGGCGGACGACACCGACCCGCAGGCCAACTTCGACGGCCAGGGCTGGAGTTACTCGGCCAAGGCCCTCGCGGGAGCGGGCGCGAAGCCCGGTGGCACGGTCTCCGCGGGCGGTTTCGACTTCACGTGGCCCGAGGTGAACCCGGGTGACCCGGACAACATCGAAGTGGTGGGCGGCGGCGCGCCGCAGGTCCTCGACCTGTCGGCGGGCTCGCCGGACGCGACGGAGCTGAGTCTGCTGGGCAGCGCGATCAACGGCGCGACGACGGGTGAGGTGACCCTCACGTACACCGACGGATCGACCCAGCGGGCCCAGATCGGCTTCAGCGACTGGACGTTGGGCGGCGGCACGCAGCAGCCGTCCTTCGGCAACGTCGTGGCGGTCCACACCACGTACCGCGATGTGTCGGGCGGTGGCGTGGACCCGGTCGGCACGGACGTCTTCGCCACGGCGCCGATCGCGTTGGAGGCGGGGAAGCGGCTGGCGAGTGTGACGCTGCCGGACACGACGGACGGCGGTGTCATCCACGTGTTCGCGGTGGCGACGGCCTGA